A region of the Leishmania major strain Friedlin complete genome, chromosome 4 genome:
TGATATTCCGCCATGGTCGTGAAGCGCGAGtccgtcgcggcggtgcgcgtggtggCGATACTGCTGGTGCCCCCCTCGCTgtcagcggcgccgtggaCGTTGTTCGTCAACACGATGCGCCGCGAGCACCCAAAGTCCGCCAGCTTCGCTACATCGGCTGCGCTGATGAGAACGTTATCGCCCTTCACATCCCGGTGAATGAAGTTGTTGCGGTGCAGGTAGGCGAGGCCTTTGAGCACATCGCGAAGGTATCGTCGAGCCACCCTCACTGGCAGCTGACCGCCAGGCGACCGGCGAACGACGCTGGAGATGGTGCCGCGGTTGCACAGCTCCATCACGATCTCCACCTGGACAGGAATGCGGGgagcggcgttgcgctgcggcgactgGCTTGCGGAGAAGACACCGTCGCAGACGGCGGCTTTGCCGTTGCCGACATAGTGACGACCGGCGCTGTCGTGCCGCCGCTTACCGACCTCTTCGCTGTCTCTcccagctgccgccgtgccggaGAGGCCCTCGCCAttgttgctgccgccgtcacggcactgctgctgctgctgctgctgctggtgtaGTTCCAAGTATCGGTCCTGCACTGGCGTGACTTGGCAGCGCAGGCACGTCACGATGTTGTCGTGGTGCAGCTTCTCCATCATCTCCACCTCGCGTAGAAGCACGAGGAGCGCCTCCTGTTGGGAGGGCGACATGCACGCTgcgtccgcggcagcggcatcagcagcgcttGTGGGGGCGCCGCTATTTTCAGTGTACCGAGCCTGCCTGCTGCTCTGGCCGTCGTTGTCATCGCCAGAGGTGTCGAGGTCGACCGGTATGGGAACGCCGACCTCTAGCAccttcaccgccaccggGGTCTGCTTGCAGTCTTCCAGGACACCCTCGTACACCACGCCAGAGGTGCCGCGTCCAATGTAGCCGCGCATGCGCCACCGCACGCGCTTCTCCTGGAGCCTGTGAAAGGCCTCACGCCACTGCCGTGCGCTtagccgctgccgctgccgctgccgttgttgctgccgctcttcGTCCCTCTTTCGTTGCTGCTCCTGCGCACGCCAGCGCTCGATGGCGGTCGTCGGTGAGCCATCGCGGTTggtggcaccggcggccgccgctcccGTCGCACTCGCGCgggctgcgcgcgcgcgactCAGCACCGCAGCAACATTGACGttaccgccgccaccacccgcaccgcTCTCCCGTCTCAAGTGATTACCGCGGAGCAGCTCAAGGGTTGACGGTtgagccagctgctgctgcggctcgtcctcgtcttccGTCGTCGTGTTCGTGAGTGTTGTGCTGTAGCGACGGAGCGGACCGCGATGACGGCGGCCCTCGTCGTCTGTCTTGTCCTCGCTCGCCACGCTGTCTCTAGCATATCGGTGCGAGGTGGCAAAGACCGCCGTGCCACCTTGCCGACTAGCCGCCGTGGCACCCCCGTAGTTGTAGCGGTCTAGCGTGCCGCTCGCGCTGCCCATCATGTTGGCCGCCGACGTGTTCGACGCGCTCGGCACACTGCCGCATCGCACGCTGTCGACAGAGTCGTCGAGACCGTTCACAATATCTGAAGACacgctccgctgctgcccggaggaggcgccgtgGCTCGGGTGTTCGATGAGGCGGATGCCCCGTTGCGCACTGCTGatccccgctgccgctgcttcgaTTGCGGCGTTGGCTggccgcggcgtccgcggCGTCATTGTGCCTGtgacggcagaggaggctcTGCTCTCCGTGTACGCTGGCAGGGGCGACGCTGGCGGCAAGGTGGCTGTGATGGCCGTCATCGTTGTCTCCACGGAGGATCCCTCCCTGCTCAGGCTGGGGTGATGGATCAAGGTGGAGGTGCGGGAGCACTgccccgctgccgtcgtcgccacggcgccgaataccggcgctgcagcagtagggctggaggaggcgagagagacggagcGGTTCGGGCTGGGTGAGGGGGCGCTGTCCACGTAGCCAACTCTGCCGCTAGCATTTGGTGTCGTGGCgtccgcagcggtggcaacgaccacggcaccgccgccgctgctgctgctgctgctgcgaaccCGGCCCCCCACCGTGTAGCTGCGCGCGCGATAGTGACGGCGGTGTTGATCTTGCTGGTcagacgcggcggcgggtaCTGCAGACGGTGAAAGACGAGGCGAGGTGCCGAGGTTCACAGTCGGCATACTGGAGAGGTGACCCCGCCACGCGGGCGTCGGCGGATGGCCcggctgctgttgttggtGCGGTTGCGGATGCAGCGCAACGGAGGCGCTGTCTGGATATGGAGGCGCACAGTCCTGGAGGCCATGCGTCGCGGttgcgtggcggtggctgctGTTCTTGCCGTTATAGATGCCGGCAGCAGTGTGGCAGCCGctcatgctgctgctgcgcaggccGCCGCTGTAGCCGCTCGCATGACTCCGCTGCGAGACGGCCTGTGCCCTCGACACGGAGGGATGGTGGTGCACACGCCCGTGATTGCcggagaagctgctgcttcgacgTGAAATCGCACCCGACGAGAAGGgtcggcgatgcgctgcCATAGCCTCCGCTGCCTGGTCGCCGTGCTTCATGCCGAGGACCACGGCACGGTCACGCATgttcggcggcagcagcgcctgttTCATGTCGGACGGATGTATCGCCTTCACAAAGGTGTTGAAGTAACCAACGCCGTGCACCGTGGGCACACAGCTGCCTGAGGACGGaccgacgctgctgctgctgccgccggcgccacccaccatggacgacgacgaggacccCACATTTGTGGCCGCTGCCCCCGTGGTCTGCATGTTTATTGCCGGGGCGGCCGCGGCTGTTGTGCTATCCGATGCTGTGCCGTCCCCGCTGCGCCCATGCGTGTGGAGAATGTACGGGGTGTAACTAGACGAGTTCATAATCCGGGAGGAGCCACAGCTATTCgggttgttgttgctgttggcCACGTCGTCGAACAACGGCGCTCggtgtgcgccgccggcCGTGACCGTGAGCGATGCGGACATGGCGTCGTGGTGGCGTGGGGTGAGCTTAGGCGAGACACATCCGCTAACAACAGGGAACGTGaagggcgacgacgctgctgcgcctcctgcgcctgtTGGGGTGCCGGTCACTGTCGCGGTCGAGGTGGGTGACACTGCATCGCCAAGCGCGCCCGAGGCACTCCCGAagctgccgtggcgctggcgtgtaTTGGGGGTCCGCCCTTCCGCGACACCTGTAGCAACACCGAGGTCGCGGCTCACGCCTATCGAGCTGTCGCGCTGCGCGTTCACAGGGCGACTGCCGGAGCGCGTCTTGCGAAGTGTGATGTGGATCGAGCGTGCTCGTCGATAGTGTTGACGCGGTTGCGCACCGCTACCACTAACGCTGTTGATGCGACCGCCTTCGACACCCGCCGTCTTTGGCGCTGCTGAGTGGGAGGTCTCACAACCTGTGATAGACGACgacgccagctgcagcagctgataTCGCTGGGGATGGAGGCAATGCAGATGTCTTCCATCTCCTCTGCTTGTTGGGACCATGTCTGCTATAGCAGCGTGCTCCGCCATGATGTACTGCGACACCCAAGTCCGTCCCTCTCGGCGACTGCGTATCGTCTACGCAAGGCGCCGGCCTGCTCCTGGACACCCTTCCAATTCGATGAATGCGTCGAGACGGAGGGGGGATGCAGAGAGgctgtgctggcggtggcggctctTGACGGTGATGTCCCGGTAGCGACGCAGATGCAAAATCCTTCGAGCGCTGAAAAAATACACCAACTCCCAGTCACAACACGCGCGCCTCGTCTGAGTCTGctgcgctcgtgtgtgcgtgtgtgtggcggtggcgatggcggcggagACAGTGGTGAGAGAGGCGATGCCATACAgggcacacaaacacacacgtacacgtaaAGCACCCATAACACAGCACGATATCCGGCTCCTTTAGTGGAAGAACGGGAGCCACCCAAATACGGTGCGACACgcgggaggtgtgtgtgtgtgtgtgtgtgttggtgggtggtggggggaagggatgcacaccgacacgcacagagagagagagagagaagagaaaagaaCCCAGCCAATGAGCAGGCGATATGGAGGTGATgtgtgcagcagaggcagaggccgcTGACGACAAgagggagcgggggaggagggttAGGGGGAGGTACTATGagagccacacacacacacacacacacacacacacatacgcacacattCGTGTACGCGCTCCCTGTCAAATGTCGAGCTCGAGATAGAGTCGCCAACGTTTCGTGAAGAATGAAACCGGAAactacagcagcagcagtggaaGCAGcatgagggagagagggcgcgaGAGCGCTGCGCGCGAGGTGACtctgcgtggtggtggtgaacgGGGGAGAGGTGGAAAAGTCGGTTGACCCGCCACACTATTCGGCGGTATCGATGACGAAGTAGGGGGTTGGGATATGGGATGCACCCCAGGTGTGTTGAGCAAGCACctagagagagggagaggctcgagggtgggaggaggagagacgcGCAAGCAGCGGTATAAGGGGCAAAGCAGGAGACACGGTTCTGTCGTGTCGCGATGCCTCCATCACGACACGTGCGCTCCGCACAAAGGACACTCGCCCAAGGGCACCGCCGAGCACCGGGgcaggcgtgtgtgcgtgtgtgtctatcTGACATGGCGGAAGAGACAatggggtggcggtggcggtatAGGGGACGACGTAGAGAAGCACGTCCATCGACCTGACGTTCCACCACATGTGGGACTTGCTCGCCCTTGTCGatgccccctctcccccttccgccCCTCGCGCCACAATCCTCAACTGGCGAGcatgcacagcagcagctgcatcgtCGCTCTTTTTCGCCTGTGATGGTTGCTGTTGTTTACCTGGAGTCGGATCATCTCTCCTTGCTCGCCCCACTCTCACAATGGATGGGTGTCTCTCGGCCCAGACTACGCCTGCTTCAAGCACACAGGGCCGTCCAACCAGCCCGacagaggtgtgtgtgtgtgtgtgtgaagacGGCGATGACCCAACAAGCAGAGAACAGAGGGAGCATGATGGGAGCTGGCGGCAACCCGCCGTCACTCTCGCCAacaccgcccccctccccagcAAGGAGGCACGCGGCCAACAAGAAACATAAAAAGAAGAAACGAAGGCGGCGAAGAGAGGaacagggagggagacgcacacgcacacacacacacatacacacacacacgcacacacacacacatacacagacagacaccgAGGCGCCACTCAACAGAAGTGATCACAGCAAGGCAGGGGGTGTGCATGTGCCCGTGTATGCGTGGAGGAAGGCAGGCGGATGAGGAGAGTTGATgggagtgagggagaggacaTGATGGGAGgagtgggagaggggaggggaggggagaggaaaCGCACGGCGTGGCGCTCATCAAAGCACGTGCATACACGCCATCCAGGTCCAACGAAACAAGAGGAGCCGTTAGCAGCAACAACACGAGCACATACGATGAACggtggggcggggtgggtgacacagcgagagagagagagagagagagagagagagagagcgagagagcgggggTACAGCCACGAAATGAGGCAAGATGTCAAGCAGAACACGTTCATGACATGCATACAAGGCGCGCGAGGGGTGTAGATACTGGATGAAGCTTTCTCCGTTGTTTTCGTTCGCTTGTGGGGCGCATAGCGAGTGTGCACCTAAGTTCAGCGGTACTGTGCGCACCCTGTTACATCTGTGTCCATCTGTGATGGCGCGCTCGTGTGTCCTTCGCTCCATGCGTTTCACGTCGACCTTCGATTCCTTCAAAGGGCGATTGCGGCAGTCATGTTGCCGTCGGAGAGTGAGACACACAccgatacacacacacacacacacacacacacacacatgtatatgtatataaACACGGAGACAACACCAACGCATGTCCACTTCGACACACGACTGTcgaagggggagagaggagagagggacacAAGTGATAAGAGGACACGCGCAAGAgaaacaacgacaacgggGGGGGAGCACAGCATGTGGTGACTATGAAAACCTGAAGAATCATCAGAAttactgctgctgctctagCAAGAATGATGTATGAGGTGGCTTGgtggagtgtgtgtggggggggcggggaggcACAGATATGGGGTTGTGTttgtatgcatgtgtgtgtgtgtgtgtgtgtgaggtggtggtggtgtggacAAACGATGACGGCAATATCCACCCACCTACCTCCCGTCTACTCCCACCCCCAAAGCAGACGTGCACACATACCGACACACTCCACAGAAGCGGACGCAAgtggcgcgctgctccgtctgcgtgtgtgttcggTGTGCCTGTGAGTTTGACATCTGTAAATAGTAGATACACTGGTATCGCACACagacaaaaaaaacggaTAGGTGCGGCAACATGTGCGCTACACAACATTGTAGGCGAACACCACCAATTCTTCACCTCAGCCGTCTCTCCCGCTGAACACTGTCACTTGAAGGCTGacgagaggcagcggcgtgggTGAGTGGGAGAGGGTGGTAAGGGTTGAGGTGAGTGTTGGtagggaggggtggggctgggaggaggaggggagagggacaAGAGCAGTGCCACGTCGACTGGTTTCTGTTTAagtgcacacagacagacgtGCAGAAACACACAGATGGAGggtgatggagagagaggggtgggtgggtgggtgggaggaggtgggcggaTGAGCTGGAGCTCAGCGACGGGCAAATCGAAACAAACCCACCCGTACAAAGAtaaggggtggtggtgggcaacaacaacaacggcaagCCAGGGAGGCACAAAAAGACAGGCACGGCACGCCCCCATCAAAGCTGTTGACCCCCCACACGCCCGTCTATACACATATGCAGAGAGACTTCGATGTATACATAGAATATACAtggtatatatatatatatatgccTGTGTATACACTTCTGCGTGCACACGTCCATccatacacatatacacatacatatatatatatatatatatggaCAAACCGGCACCGGCATCCGTGCAACCAAAACGTGAACAACAACAGAGAGCGAAGCAGCTCGAGAAGGAAAGTCGCCACGCGAtcggggaggaggtggagagggagagggagtgggagtgggagtggggggggCAGAAAAGGACCGGTGCAGCACTCCTCGAGCGACCGCACGAGAGGGCAAGTACCCCCCGCTCCTTCTTTTGGTGTCATCTGCGACAGTGGGGCTGCAAGCGATGAGGGATgcgtgtgttggtgtgcaGGGGTGTGGTGATGGAAcgcaagacacacacacacacacacacacacacacacacacacacgcacgcctaTGTGCGCACAGGTGTGCTTGGATGGGCTCCTCCGCTGCCAAACAcctggaggcgaagagatAGGATCCCAGGGAAGAGAGTGACAGAGACAGGTAGAGAGAGAATGCGGGCGGGCGTGTAGGTGTATGAGGaagcgagcagcaccagaAACCGTGATGTGCTTCCGGAGAAAAGAGTCGCACTCACTCCTCCTCAAACACCAAcatcctccctccttccttccctccctccttgtCCCTCTTCCAACGGCGCCATACTTGGCATCACTTTGGCTATGTCGCGTCGCCCACCCCATTTCATCGAGCATCACCGAACTCAACCGACGTTGACAAGGACAAGACGGCTGTGCTGAAGCTCATCGCAttctcgcacacacgcaccctccttccttgtctcgctctctctctctctgagaCACACATCCCTAACGCACAGTCGTAGGGAAAATCCTTCTTGTTGGGAGGAGGCCTGTGGCGATCTCAGCAGATGGCCGTGCCGGCCTTCTCCTGCGCATAGCCGCAGTTGCTCTCCTTGGTCTGGAAGTacatctcctcctcgtgcggCTCCACGTCGTCCGTCGGGAACTTCGGGAAGTTCTCAAAGACGGCGTTGCCCTCGCCTATCTTGCACATGGCCACGATGACGTTATCACCGATCTCCCCATCCGCCTCGAAACCGATGGTCACGGCAATCTCCTTCGCTTTCACGCTTGACGCGCTCCGGGACAGGTGGGCGTAGTCGTTGACGTAGTAGATCGGGTGCACAAAATCGCGCATGtcctcgcctccgccgttgccgttgcCGACCGTCTCGTCGCCCTCCATGAGGCGCGGAATGAGCAGGTACGGCGCGGTACTCGGCTCCAGGTGGCACGTCATGGCAAtctcgcgcgcctgcagGAACAGCCACGCGTTGTCCGACGGCTGCGTCATGTCAGTCGAGGAGTTCTGCACGACCTGGTACACGTCCGTCTCTTTGGGCACCGGCGCGGCAAGCGACAGCATCACAGCCGGGTAGTCCATGTTGTTCGGGTCAGACTCGGCCGCAcccgcctcgtcgacgtGCATGCCGCGGTGGTCCATGTTCGACAAGATGAACGTGACGTCCATGGGCGCCTTCACCGACACCTGAAAGACGGCGCCAGGTTTGCAGTCGGCGAAGGTAATGGGCACGCGCGCGTCGTGCGCTGCCCGCGCGCAGAAaagcacaccaccgccgatgAAGTACTTGAGCGCATCCTCGAAGGTCATCCAGACGATGCTAGTGTCGCCCTTGTGCTTGCTGAAGCCGCACGCGGTGGCGATatcgcggtgctgctgccactccaGGGCATCCCACGCCCACGCCCTCGtccagccgctgccgtgcacccACGGGTTGCGCAGGCATATCAGGCGGATCTGTCCCTTTTGGAACTCCTTCACGTCCAGCACGGAGTAGGCGTGGCCAGGCAGGAAGCCGGTACCGGCGAacgcctcctccatctcgGGCTGGTCGGAGAAGTCCGGCGAGctctgcgcctccgccgggATCGCCGGCGCCTTGCCGGGCGTCGTGAGGATGGCCTGGTAGCCCTTCCTTTGCCACTGAATCATGCGCGACTCCAGGTCGCGGCCGCTGTGCACGGTCGCCTTGGAGACCATCTCATCGATGCGCATGGCCGGGAAACCCGTCATGTCTGTCAGTGCGTGCATCGGGTCACCGGACTGGATCATAGCGTAGCTGCCGTGCATCTTGGCGAACGCCTTCTCGAGAACTGCCGGCCACAGC
Encoded here:
- a CDS encoding serine/threonine protein kinase-like protein, with the translated sequence MAEHAAIADMVPTSRGDGRHLHCLHPQRYQLLQLASSSITGCETSHSAAPKTAGVEGGRINSVSGSGAQPRQHYRRARSIHITLRKTRSGSRPVNAQRDSSIGVSRDLGVATGVAEGRTPNTRQRHGSFGSASGALGDAVSPTSTATVTGTPTGAGGAAASSPFTFPVVSGCVSPKLTPRHHDAMSASLTVTAGGAHRAPLFDDVANSNNNPNSCGSSRIMNSSSYTPYILHTHGRSGDGTASDSTTAAAAPAINMQTTGAAATNVGSSSSSMVGGAGGSSSSVGPSSGSCVPTVHGVGYFNTFVKAIHPSDMKQALLPPNMRDRAVVLGMKHGDQAAEAMAAHRRPFSSGAISRRSSSFSGNHGRVHHHPSVSRAQAVSQRSHASGYSGGLRSSSMSGCHTAAGIYNGKNSSHRHATATHGLQDCAPPYPDSASVALHPQPHQQQQPGHPPTPAWRGHLSSMPTVNLGTSPRLSPSAVPAAASDQQDQHRRHYRARSYTVGGRVRSSSSSSGGGAVVVATAADATTPNASGRVGYVDSAPSPSPNRSVSLASSSPTAAAPVFGAVATTAAGQCSRTSTLIHHPSLSREGSSVETTMTAITATLPPASPLPAYTESRASSAVTGTMTPRTPRPANAAIEAAAAGISSAQRGIRLIEHPSHGASSGQQRSVSSDIVNGLDDSVDSVRCGSVPSASNTSAANMMGSASGTLDRYNYGGATAASRQGGTAVFATSHRYARDSVASEDKTDDEGRRHRGPLRRYSTTLTNTTTEDEDEPQQQLAQPSTLELLRGNHLRRESGAGGGGGNVNVAAVLSRARAARASATGAAAAGATNRDGSPTTAIERWRAQEQQRKRDEERQQQRQRQRQRLSARQWREAFHRLQEKRVRWRMRGYIGRGTSGVVYEGVLEDCKQTPVAVKVLEVGVPIPVDLDTSGDDNDGQSSRQARYTENSGAPTSAADAAAADAACMSPSQQEALLVLLREVEMMEKLHHDNIVTCLRCQVTPVQDRYLELHQQQQQQQQCRDGGSNNGEGLSGTAAAGRDSEEVGKRRHDSAGRHYVGNGKAAVCDGVFSASQSPQRNAAPRIPVQVEIVMELCNRGTISSVVRRSPGGQLPVRVARRYLRDVLKGLAYLHRNNFIHRDVKGDNVLISAADVAKLADFGCSRRIVLTNNVHGAADSEGGTSSIATTRTAATDSRFTTMAEYQWFDTTGVAQTMVGTPMFMAPEIIQASGPPCMTTPTASSPASSTFEGNDGGHGSSSKATPPPAPVGYTASADIWSFGCLVLEVFGRTPWPASGGNAYHLMKQIEQSVADLPPGVPDGTPAELLDLLRCCFHRDPHRRSTARALLRAPWMTCKDEELEEMPPRRRY
- a CDS encoding putative calpain-like cysteine peptidase, whose product is MSYPPTEVDVISNDSLFSDSVEFDAAEKPIAAEDVHGVADPNDQPLGHDDRGLPTDDAVMRAGSGYPEEEPAGPPPVTNAFMKPRKTATKPPREWVPVNLQVPEEDPEDEFDIGTAQKPVYESPETPAATGGAAAPKVRFVNGEPDITGEVTNCFEEPGLLYRIVDRPNKTWAFYNDSRSFEVHVVCTFGKHSKITPLENTKMTRDENTGEYVMELTVYPGETEPFIKGFVNGFASKLSALPLSQEYFQARSEAQNQQVVQVEMDAIRAIAGDETDAERVLQICLENGLPFVDLSFPPVQSSIESGAAKPFKRLPWGRPRMYVKPELHDQIRLFRNRICPGEVEQGELGDCWLMCAVATLAEDPTVVMQVFRHPKGADSARCERAIGAYRVSFNKNGLWRSILVDDYFPVIAGAPAFAHSRDLCELWPAVLEKAFAKMHGSYAMIQSGDPMHALTDMTGFPAMRIDEMVSKATVHSGRDLESRMIQWQRKGYQAILTTPGKAPAIPAEAQSSPDFSDQPEMEEAFAGTGFLPGHAYSVLDVKEFQKGQIRLICLRNPWVHGSGWTRAWAWDALEWQQHRDIATACGFSKHKGDTSIVWMTFEDALKYFIGGGVLFCARAAHDARVPITFADCKPGAVFQVSVKAPMDVTFILSNMDHRGMHVDEAGAAESDPNNMDYPAVMLSLAAPVPKETDVYQVVQNSSTDMTQPSDNAWLFLQAREIAMTCHLEPSTAPYLLIPRLMEGDETVGNGNGGGEDMRDFVHPIYYVNDYAHLSRSASSVKAKEIAVTIGFEADGEIGDNVIVAMCKIGEGNAVFENFPKFPTDDVEPHEEEMYFQTKESNCGYAQEKAGTAIC